Proteins from a genomic interval of Stigmatopora nigra isolate UIUO_SnigA chromosome 19, RoL_Snig_1.1, whole genome shotgun sequence:
- the LOC144212373 gene encoding uncharacterized protein LOC144212373 isoform X2: MCDQQEKAKNHKADGKSHQMKRHHNKQNRHQQQSIHPPENDYQDILSTEEDSLLSDCAPRRRRSHGYYTKPNHGHPSLSETSFTSSYGSSSPSSSSSTASSSGSSSSNSSSTSSLSSECSTDGSDTFLLRRPPHSLSCNNLSEKPKYVDDNATWSDHKSRVGKQKRSKGTQRKTGESIRKSKSMEALTHPPEKRSFANPEEEDRRKSEVKKNLMKEKMKFSAFLNEITRQVLSPMRLTTLGVTDAQKASGVEPTSVRSRKSESSVERRRSRPVSADSANSSQRSRTQVPNSKSSRHHRRSHGSPDSVESRPRSCTDINCLDQHSSWSQTSSRRSRPPYDKERRGRIPGDRQYRHHSDRHSPGYPPRHKGHHPHQRRCYTPVFYPDCESSASHPGKHSPRHYHEDERDDDRYGVSTPRNRSDYQKGDPHFHHRGYYSHGDGRSPNTHHCDQPNRNQAATRHPISEGSSQHRKEHHGNHFKTKRPTTPRQRGDHPKSKHHHARHPNSKEHYADHHSESALRGDHPRSQTSEFDRRGDPHRSGHPQQRGNPPSPNPQHHHGDEPNESHQPDNEASKGSHPEHHHRSPHRPHHHSDKPGRNLEEPQKEGHLQQHHGRDGAHHQHRHGDHKSQSNHPQHEAHRSRMGHSKPRPTCPQKSPEHQDQQADRESDGRQPPQQKDVLACKIDSSKKTSGSSGRVEEQTDFTGPSIPQEPTHGTDKIKVLEKENEGLHQNLLKQAVKMECFGEFLSSHKLLEEELQRTRAELSDLTESFKILHENCSSTQQTNSLLEQKLNSVTRSMEGERERLSRRISVLTEQMAPSNFANNVDTSNVNLVQHKSIEHFHPDDPIHQVMLPLAPPPVQFMDSQNYEKVKAAGQDQCLGSVPEEEESDWSEMGDEIPRFILTGSSRSQMWMDKDSESGGEEIIRLQSPRPLQIPHLQFTIHNEMLPAPPAILCPSSLPGESAFRIATSPNISSTVLIRSASLEEIPLACHQMPKELRGTEAMMDLHQPADEANGDLDLDDEIIHRWRTNNNGDGAESAPCSLQSVERVLHQFSFEPQPIGGICQSRSELHGWTEGMAEEVLGGEQTQL; encoded by the exons ATGTGTGACCAacaagaaaaagccaagaaCCACAAAGCAGACGGCAAATCTCATCAAATGAAGCGTCATCACAATAAGCAAAACCGCCATCAACAACAAAGCATCCACCCACCGGAAAATGACTACCAAGA CATCCTTTCCACAGAAGAGGACAGCTTATTGAGTGACTGTGCCCCTCGTCGGCGTCGTTCCCACGGTTACTACACCAAACCAAACCATGGCCATCCTTCCCTCTCTGAAACTTCCTTCACGTCCTCTTACGGTTCTTCATCCCCTTCATCCTCCTCAAGCACCGCCTCCTCTTCAGGTTCTTCCTCATCCAACTCTTCCTCCACTTCGAGCCTCTCATCCGAGTGTAGCACCGACGGTTCGGATACATTTCTCCTCCGTAGACCCCCACATTCCCTCTCCTGCAATAATCTCTCCGAAAAGCCCAAATATGTAGACGACAACGCAACTTGGAGTGATCACAAAAGCCGTGTGGGCAAGCAGAAACGATCAAAAGGCACCCAGAGGAAAACCGGAGAGAGTATCCGCAAATCCAAGTCAATGGAGGCTCTGACTCATCCCCCAGAAAAGCGCTCTTTTGCCAATCCGGAAGAAGAAGACAGAAGAAAAAGTGAAGTCAAAAAGAATCTAATGAAGGAGAAAATGAAGTTCTCCGCCTTCCTCAACGAGATCACTCGCCAAGTGCTCAGCCCAATGAGACTCACCACTCTGGGTGTCACGGATGCCCAAAAAGCCAGCGGCGTGGAACCCACATCCGTTAGATCCAGGAAATCTGAGAGTAGCgtggaaaggaggaggagtcgACCCGTTAGCGCCGATTCCGCCAACTCTAGTCAGCGTTCTCGTACCCAGGTTCCAAACTCTAAGTCGTCCCGCCACCATCGCCGCAGCCACGGTTCTCCCGACTCTGTGGAATCTCGGCCCAGAAGCTGCACCGATATAAACTGTCTGGACCAACACTCGTCGTGGTCTCAAACTTCTTCACGTCGCTCCCGTCCACCTTACGACAAAGAGCGGCGCGGTCGGATTCCGGGAGATCGTCAGTATCGTCACCATAGCGACCGGCACAGCCCGGGTTATCCCCCCCGCCACAAAGGTCATCATCCCCATCAGCGTAGATGTTACACTCCTGTTTTTTATCCCGATTGCGAGAGTTCCGCTTCTCATCCCGGTAAACATTCTCCACGTCATTACCACGAAGACGAGCGTGACGATGACCGCTACGGCGTTTCGACTCCCCGCAATCGCTCCGACTACCAGAAGGGTGACCCTCATTTCCATCACCGCGGCTATTACAGCCACGGAGACGGTCGCTCTCCCAACACGCATCACTGTGATCAACCAAACCGCAATCAAGCCGCCACTCGACATCCGATATCCGAAGGCTCGTCACAGCACCGCAAAGAACACCACGgtaatcatttcaaaacaaaacgtcCAACCACACCACGCCAACGCGGCGACCACCCCAAGTCCAAACATCACCATGCCCGTCATCCAAACTCAAAAGAGCATTATGCCGATCACCACAGCGAATCTGCACTCCGCGGAGACCACCCGAGATCTCAAACTAGTGAATTTGATCGCCGCGGAGACCCTCACAGGTCAGGCCATCCTCAACAACGTGGAAACCCCCCTAGTCCGAACCCTCAGCATCACCATGGCGATGAACCAAATGAATCGCATCAACCTGACAATGAAGCGAGCAAGGGTTCCCATCCAGAACACCACCATCGCAGTCCACATCGTCCACATCACCACTCAGACAAACCCGGTCGAAATCTTGAAGAACCTCAAAAGGAAGGCCATCTGCAGCAACACCACGGAAGAGATGGTGCTCACCACCAGCATCGCCATGGAGACCACAAAAGCCAAAGCAATCATCCCCAACACGAAGCCCACCGTAGCCGCATGGGTCATTCCAAGCCACGTCCAACGTGCCCTCAAAAGTCTCCTGAACATCAGGATCAGCAAGCCGATAGAGAATCTGATGGTCGTCAACCTCCACAACAGAAGGACGTTCTCGCTTGCAAGATTGACTCTTCAAAAAAAACCAGCGGCTCTTCAGGTCGGGTTGAGGAACAAACCGACTTCACCGGCCCGTCAATACCGCAA GAGCCAACACATGGAACTGACAAGATTAA GGTTCTCGAGAAGGAAAACGAAGGTCTGCACCAGAATCTTTTAAAGCAGGCCGTCAAAATGGAGtgttttggagaatttttaAGCAGCCATAAGCTTCTGGAAGAGGAACTCCAGAGGACCAGAGCAGAACTGAGTGACCTCACTGAGAGTTTCAAAAT ACTCCACGAGAACTGTTCGTCCACACAGCAAACAAATAGCCTACTAGAGCAAAAACTCAACTCTGTG ACTAGAAGCATGGAAGGAGAACGTGAACGGCTTAGCCGACGTATTTCAGTCTTGACGGAACAAATGGCCCCTTCAAACTTTGCCAACAATGTGGACACATCGAAC GTCAATTTGGTGCAGCACAAAAGCATCGAGCATTTCCACCCAGACGATCCCATCCATCAAGTCATGCTCCCTCTTGCCCCTCCACCAGTCCAATTCATGGACAGCCAAAACTACGAAAAAGTCAAAGCCGCAGGTCAGGACCAATGCCTGGGATCGGTCCCGGAGGAGGAAGAATCCGACTGGTCGGAAATGGGCGACGAGATCCCCCGATTTATACTGACGGGATCCAGCAGAAGCCAAATGTGGATGGACAAAGACAGCGAGTCGGGAGGTGAAGAAATCATCCGACTTCAATCTCCTCGACCTCTGCAAATCCCTCATCTCCAGTTCACCATTCACAATGAAATGTTACCCGCCCCGCCGGCCATTTTGTGCCCATCTAGTTTGCCAGGCGAGAGCGCATTTCGGATCgccacgagtcccaacataagCTCCACCGTACTGATAAGGTCAGCGAGCCTGGAGGAGATCCCACTGGCATGCCATCAAATGCCCAAGGAGTTGAGAGGAACGGAAGCCATGATGGACCTCCACCAACCCGCCGACGAAGCCAATGGCGATTTAGATTTAGACGATGAGATCATTCATCGTTGGAGAACGAACAACAACGGGGACGGGGCAGAAAGCGCTCCATGCAGTCTGCAGTCGGTTGAACGGGTGCTCCACCAGTTTAGCTTTGAGCCTCAGCCCATTGGGGGAATTTGTCAGAGCAGGTCGGAACTGCATGGCTGGACGGAAGGAATGGCGGAGGAGGTCTTAGGGGGCGAGCAAACGCAACTTTGA
- the LOC144212373 gene encoding uncharacterized protein LOC144212373 isoform X1: MCDQQEKAKNHKADGKSHQMKRHHNKQNRHQQQSIHPPENDYQDSILSTEEDSLLSDCAPRRRRSHGYYTKPNHGHPSLSETSFTSSYGSSSPSSSSSTASSSGSSSSNSSSTSSLSSECSTDGSDTFLLRRPPHSLSCNNLSEKPKYVDDNATWSDHKSRVGKQKRSKGTQRKTGESIRKSKSMEALTHPPEKRSFANPEEEDRRKSEVKKNLMKEKMKFSAFLNEITRQVLSPMRLTTLGVTDAQKASGVEPTSVRSRKSESSVERRRSRPVSADSANSSQRSRTQVPNSKSSRHHRRSHGSPDSVESRPRSCTDINCLDQHSSWSQTSSRRSRPPYDKERRGRIPGDRQYRHHSDRHSPGYPPRHKGHHPHQRRCYTPVFYPDCESSASHPGKHSPRHYHEDERDDDRYGVSTPRNRSDYQKGDPHFHHRGYYSHGDGRSPNTHHCDQPNRNQAATRHPISEGSSQHRKEHHGNHFKTKRPTTPRQRGDHPKSKHHHARHPNSKEHYADHHSESALRGDHPRSQTSEFDRRGDPHRSGHPQQRGNPPSPNPQHHHGDEPNESHQPDNEASKGSHPEHHHRSPHRPHHHSDKPGRNLEEPQKEGHLQQHHGRDGAHHQHRHGDHKSQSNHPQHEAHRSRMGHSKPRPTCPQKSPEHQDQQADRESDGRQPPQQKDVLACKIDSSKKTSGSSGRVEEQTDFTGPSIPQEPTHGTDKIKVLEKENEGLHQNLLKQAVKMECFGEFLSSHKLLEEELQRTRAELSDLTESFKILHENCSSTQQTNSLLEQKLNSVTRSMEGERERLSRRISVLTEQMAPSNFANNVDTSNVNLVQHKSIEHFHPDDPIHQVMLPLAPPPVQFMDSQNYEKVKAAGQDQCLGSVPEEEESDWSEMGDEIPRFILTGSSRSQMWMDKDSESGGEEIIRLQSPRPLQIPHLQFTIHNEMLPAPPAILCPSSLPGESAFRIATSPNISSTVLIRSASLEEIPLACHQMPKELRGTEAMMDLHQPADEANGDLDLDDEIIHRWRTNNNGDGAESAPCSLQSVERVLHQFSFEPQPIGGICQSRSELHGWTEGMAEEVLGGEQTQL; this comes from the exons ATGTGTGACCAacaagaaaaagccaagaaCCACAAAGCAGACGGCAAATCTCATCAAATGAAGCGTCATCACAATAAGCAAAACCGCCATCAACAACAAAGCATCCACCCACCGGAAAATGACTACCAAGA TAGCATCCTTTCCACAGAAGAGGACAGCTTATTGAGTGACTGTGCCCCTCGTCGGCGTCGTTCCCACGGTTACTACACCAAACCAAACCATGGCCATCCTTCCCTCTCTGAAACTTCCTTCACGTCCTCTTACGGTTCTTCATCCCCTTCATCCTCCTCAAGCACCGCCTCCTCTTCAGGTTCTTCCTCATCCAACTCTTCCTCCACTTCGAGCCTCTCATCCGAGTGTAGCACCGACGGTTCGGATACATTTCTCCTCCGTAGACCCCCACATTCCCTCTCCTGCAATAATCTCTCCGAAAAGCCCAAATATGTAGACGACAACGCAACTTGGAGTGATCACAAAAGCCGTGTGGGCAAGCAGAAACGATCAAAAGGCACCCAGAGGAAAACCGGAGAGAGTATCCGCAAATCCAAGTCAATGGAGGCTCTGACTCATCCCCCAGAAAAGCGCTCTTTTGCCAATCCGGAAGAAGAAGACAGAAGAAAAAGTGAAGTCAAAAAGAATCTAATGAAGGAGAAAATGAAGTTCTCCGCCTTCCTCAACGAGATCACTCGCCAAGTGCTCAGCCCAATGAGACTCACCACTCTGGGTGTCACGGATGCCCAAAAAGCCAGCGGCGTGGAACCCACATCCGTTAGATCCAGGAAATCTGAGAGTAGCgtggaaaggaggaggagtcgACCCGTTAGCGCCGATTCCGCCAACTCTAGTCAGCGTTCTCGTACCCAGGTTCCAAACTCTAAGTCGTCCCGCCACCATCGCCGCAGCCACGGTTCTCCCGACTCTGTGGAATCTCGGCCCAGAAGCTGCACCGATATAAACTGTCTGGACCAACACTCGTCGTGGTCTCAAACTTCTTCACGTCGCTCCCGTCCACCTTACGACAAAGAGCGGCGCGGTCGGATTCCGGGAGATCGTCAGTATCGTCACCATAGCGACCGGCACAGCCCGGGTTATCCCCCCCGCCACAAAGGTCATCATCCCCATCAGCGTAGATGTTACACTCCTGTTTTTTATCCCGATTGCGAGAGTTCCGCTTCTCATCCCGGTAAACATTCTCCACGTCATTACCACGAAGACGAGCGTGACGATGACCGCTACGGCGTTTCGACTCCCCGCAATCGCTCCGACTACCAGAAGGGTGACCCTCATTTCCATCACCGCGGCTATTACAGCCACGGAGACGGTCGCTCTCCCAACACGCATCACTGTGATCAACCAAACCGCAATCAAGCCGCCACTCGACATCCGATATCCGAAGGCTCGTCACAGCACCGCAAAGAACACCACGgtaatcatttcaaaacaaaacgtcCAACCACACCACGCCAACGCGGCGACCACCCCAAGTCCAAACATCACCATGCCCGTCATCCAAACTCAAAAGAGCATTATGCCGATCACCACAGCGAATCTGCACTCCGCGGAGACCACCCGAGATCTCAAACTAGTGAATTTGATCGCCGCGGAGACCCTCACAGGTCAGGCCATCCTCAACAACGTGGAAACCCCCCTAGTCCGAACCCTCAGCATCACCATGGCGATGAACCAAATGAATCGCATCAACCTGACAATGAAGCGAGCAAGGGTTCCCATCCAGAACACCACCATCGCAGTCCACATCGTCCACATCACCACTCAGACAAACCCGGTCGAAATCTTGAAGAACCTCAAAAGGAAGGCCATCTGCAGCAACACCACGGAAGAGATGGTGCTCACCACCAGCATCGCCATGGAGACCACAAAAGCCAAAGCAATCATCCCCAACACGAAGCCCACCGTAGCCGCATGGGTCATTCCAAGCCACGTCCAACGTGCCCTCAAAAGTCTCCTGAACATCAGGATCAGCAAGCCGATAGAGAATCTGATGGTCGTCAACCTCCACAACAGAAGGACGTTCTCGCTTGCAAGATTGACTCTTCAAAAAAAACCAGCGGCTCTTCAGGTCGGGTTGAGGAACAAACCGACTTCACCGGCCCGTCAATACCGCAA GAGCCAACACATGGAACTGACAAGATTAA GGTTCTCGAGAAGGAAAACGAAGGTCTGCACCAGAATCTTTTAAAGCAGGCCGTCAAAATGGAGtgttttggagaatttttaAGCAGCCATAAGCTTCTGGAAGAGGAACTCCAGAGGACCAGAGCAGAACTGAGTGACCTCACTGAGAGTTTCAAAAT ACTCCACGAGAACTGTTCGTCCACACAGCAAACAAATAGCCTACTAGAGCAAAAACTCAACTCTGTG ACTAGAAGCATGGAAGGAGAACGTGAACGGCTTAGCCGACGTATTTCAGTCTTGACGGAACAAATGGCCCCTTCAAACTTTGCCAACAATGTGGACACATCGAAC GTCAATTTGGTGCAGCACAAAAGCATCGAGCATTTCCACCCAGACGATCCCATCCATCAAGTCATGCTCCCTCTTGCCCCTCCACCAGTCCAATTCATGGACAGCCAAAACTACGAAAAAGTCAAAGCCGCAGGTCAGGACCAATGCCTGGGATCGGTCCCGGAGGAGGAAGAATCCGACTGGTCGGAAATGGGCGACGAGATCCCCCGATTTATACTGACGGGATCCAGCAGAAGCCAAATGTGGATGGACAAAGACAGCGAGTCGGGAGGTGAAGAAATCATCCGACTTCAATCTCCTCGACCTCTGCAAATCCCTCATCTCCAGTTCACCATTCACAATGAAATGTTACCCGCCCCGCCGGCCATTTTGTGCCCATCTAGTTTGCCAGGCGAGAGCGCATTTCGGATCgccacgagtcccaacataagCTCCACCGTACTGATAAGGTCAGCGAGCCTGGAGGAGATCCCACTGGCATGCCATCAAATGCCCAAGGAGTTGAGAGGAACGGAAGCCATGATGGACCTCCACCAACCCGCCGACGAAGCCAATGGCGATTTAGATTTAGACGATGAGATCATTCATCGTTGGAGAACGAACAACAACGGGGACGGGGCAGAAAGCGCTCCATGCAGTCTGCAGTCGGTTGAACGGGTGCTCCACCAGTTTAGCTTTGAGCCTCAGCCCATTGGGGGAATTTGTCAGAGCAGGTCGGAACTGCATGGCTGGACGGAAGGAATGGCGGAGGAGGTCTTAGGGGGCGAGCAAACGCAACTTTGA
- the zfpl1 gene encoding zinc finger protein-like 1 — translation MGLCKCPKRKVTNLFCFEHRVNVCEHCLVSNHNKCIVQSYLQWLQDSDYNPNCTLCNIPLIAEDTVRLICYDVFHWTCLNDLATRLPLHTAPAGYQCPSCQGPVFPPSNLASPVADMLKDQLSSVNWARAGLGLPLIDEPADIQEVTANDVTDYTDWSSFDAQGESHLYQSHSYNANLSQAENSLSSPAEDQYGLSPKNGDPNLHDHSVVNFPEATTSDTITLHAGSSPRKVYDTRDNSSVTQMDFDDDKYRRRPTLSWFAQILKNRTGKKRGSLSWKQRVFMLLLVGVLGFFTLIIIMAKLGRASAGSDPNLDPLLNPHIRVGKN, via the exons ATGGGTCTCTGCAAGTGTCCAAAGAGAAAGGTGACCAATTTATTCTGCTTTGAGCACCGTGTAAACGTGTGCGAACATTGCCTCGTCTCCAACCATAACAAG TGCATTGTACAATCCTATCTCCAATGGCTTCAGGACAGTGATTATAACCCAAACTGTACACTTTGTAATATCCCCTTGATTGCTGAAGACACTGTCAGACTCATCTGCTATG ATGTTTTTCACTGGACTTGTCTCAACGATTTGGCAACCCGGCTACCGCTCCATACGGCTCCAGCAGGATACCAGTGTCCCAGCTGTCAGGGTCCAGTGTTCCCCCCTTCCAATCTGGCAAGCCCGGTCGCCGATATGCTAAAAGATCAGCTGTCATCGGTCAACTGGGCGAGAGCGGGTTTGGGTTTGCCACTG ATCGACGAGCCAGCGGATATTCAGGAGGTCACAGCAAATGATGTTACAGACTACACTGACTGGTCGTCGTTTGATG CACAAGGAGAAAGTCACCTTTACCAAAGCCACTCTTACAATGCCAACCTCAGCCAAGCGGAAAATTCGCTGTCGTCCCCAGCAGAAGACCAATATGGGCTATCTCCCAAGAATGGGGATCCAAATCTGCATGATCACTCTGTAGTCAACTTTCCAGAGGCTACTACAAGTGACACCATTACTTTACATGCAG GATCATCCCCAAGAAAGGTTTATGACACGCGAGACAATAGCTCGGTCACGCAGATGGACTTCGATGACGACAAGTACAGAAGACGACCGACTTTGAGCTGGTTCGCTCAAATTCTCAA gaacCGCACAGGTAAGAAGCGAGGATCGTTGTCTTGGAAACAGCGAGTCTTCATGCTCCTTTTGGTTGGAGTACTAGGATTCTTTACTTTGATTATTATAATGGCCAAACTTGGACGTGCGTCAGCTGGTTCAGACCCAAATTTAGATCCTCTTCTAAATCCGCACATTCGTGTTGGCAAAAACTGA